A stretch of DNA from Cerasicoccus sp. TK19100:
TCGACCATCGCATTGAGGTCGTCCACCAGCGGTTTGAACTTGGTAATGTCCTCAATGGCGGCCTTGCACTGGTTGCTCTCGCCAATGACTTTTTGCGCGGCCTTCTGGTCGTCCCAGAAGCTCGGCTCGCTCATTTTTTCTTCGAGCTCGCCAATGCGTTTTTGCTTACCCGCGACGTCAAAGATACCTCCAAAGATGCCCCGCGCGGCGGGTGATTTCTTCGATCTGGGAACGGACTTCGGGCTCAATTTGCATGGCGTGAAAAGAAGAGCCAGCACCGCGTGTTTTGCAAGCAGGAATGTTGGCGGTGGGGATCTGGCCGCATTGCAAATCGTAGCATAGGCGTCCCGCCTGTGGCCTACTCAATCATTTATTAAATCGTCGTTCAGGGTACAGGCGCGACGCCTATGCTACGGCCATGTTAGATGAAAAATGCTCTAGCCATTCATCGCCACCGTCACGCCCCAGCCGATTGCGATCAGTGCGAGCGGTAGCGCGAGCATGGGTTTGGATTTGCCCAGATCCGGCCAGCGGCGTTGCAGCCAGAAGCCTACTGCACCCAACGGCACGCCGGCGGCAAAGCCCCACACGTGCGCGAGCACATCGGTGTTGCCGCCGCTGAACCCCGTCAGCAAAAGAATGACTATCCCGGCGCCGAGTGGGATGGCACGGTGCTTGAGGCTTGCGCGCTCGGCGGGGGAGAATTTACCCGCCATCGCGTGGCCCACCAGCATGCCCAGTGCGCCGAAGATCGCCGTGGAGGCTCCGAGCGAGCCGTGGTATTCCGGCCAGTAGAACCAGGCGTTGAGCACGTTGCCAATGTAGCCGCTGAGCACGAACAGGGTCCACCCGAGGCCCGCGCCAAAGATGCGGTTGATCAAAAACCCGAAGCACACGCCGGAGACGAGGTTGGCGATCAGGTGGTCGATGCCGCCATGCAGGGTGAGCGCAGTCATCGGCAGTTGCCATTGGCCGTCGCCAAAAATCCGGGTATTCACGCTCACGCCCAGTTCCGTGAAGCGCGGCCAGCGCGACTGTGCCGCGAAGAGTGCGATGATCACCAAAGAGTAGCCCACAAGGCTCAGGGGCGAGGCGGGCTTGTCCGACGGCAGGGCGGTCAGCGGGCGTGGCGGCCAGTTTTTGTTTTCGCGCTGATACTTGCCGAGCTGGTCGTAAATGTCGTCCTTGTGTGCCTCGTCGATCCAGAGGTAGTAGCCGCCTTCGTCGCCGGGCACGAGCTCGTAGCTCAGGCGCATGGAGAGGATGACGAGGCCGTGGTCCTTCGCACGCTTGGGCGAGGTGTAGGGGCCGATGGCAAACACCCCCGGCGGCGGCGCAGGTTGCGGTTCATGAATCTGGTCGGCGGAATCGGCCACGGGATTCACAGGAAAATGCATTGCGACTGCCGTGGAAAGCTTCAAACTGGCCTCAACCGCAAACAACCACGCCATGAGCCTATCCGCACCTGATTCCGTCAATCCGACCGCCGAAGCCGCCACCTTGCTGGACCGTATCGAGGGTGCTGTGGCTGCCGGGGGGGATCGCCCGTCGTGGGATGAGTATTTTATGGCGACGGCCTTGCTGATCTCGTCGCGTTCGTCGTGCGAGCGCCTGCACGTGGGCGCGGTGATGGTGTCCGCCGGGGCGCATCCCAACCGTATCATTGCGGCGGGCTACAATGGCTTTTTGCCGGGCCATCCGCACCAGTCCCGCGTTCGGGACGACCACGAGCAGGGCACCGTCCACGCCGAGCAAAACGCCGTGGCCGATGCCGCGCGCCGGGGCATTTCCGTGCAAGGGGCGACGGCCTACGTCACCCATTTCCCGTGTATTAACTGCGCAAAGATTTTGTTGTCGGCGGGCATTGCGTGCATCAAGTATCGGCACGATTACAAAAACGACCCGATTGCGCTGGAGCTGATGCGCGAAGCTGGCGTCGAAGTGATAAAATTATAAACAATGAAGCGAACCCCTTTTTACCTGATGGCGCTGGCTGGCGCGGTCTCCCTGTTGGCGAATGACTCAATCGACGGGCCGCCGCCCGCTGCCGAGACTGCCGCGGAGGCCCCCGCACCGCAGCCGCACATTGGCCGCTTTCAACTGAGCGAAGCCGGTAATTTTCAATTGGTCATCGATACCGCCACCGGCCGCGTGTGGCAGGTAAACCGCAAGATGGGCGAAGTCACGATGAGCCCCGTCCACTACGAGCATGCCGACGAGGCCAAGACGCCGCTGCCGGACTACACCCCGCCGCCCAAGCAAAAGTGGAGCCCCGTGCCGCTGGACCCCGAAGTCGAGGCCGAGCGTCAGGCCACGGCACAAAAATTTGTCAACGAGACCATCCATGCCTCGATCATGACCTATGCGACGCAGGTCGGGCAGTTCCCAGGCAGCTTGGCGCAACTGGCGACCAACCTCGGCCGCAGTCCGCGCTGGCAGGGCCCTTACATCAACGAAACGCTGATCGATCCGTGGGGCAACCGCTACCAGTATGTCTTCCCCGGCGTGAACAACCCCGACACCTACGACGTGTGGTCGCTTGGCCCGGATGGCGTCATGAGCACCGACGACATCGGCAACTGGTGAGCGGCTGGCAAAACGCCGTTTTCACTGGCAATCGGCAGGGATGCGCGTAGCTTAAACTTGTGAAGATGAGTGATTCCAAGGCCGATTTCGCCGACTTGTCGGGGCAGTTGTTAATCTCGCACCCGTCCTTGCTCGATCCGAATTTCCGCCACACCGTTGTGCTGATCTCCGCTCATACGGACGACGACGGCGCGCTCGGAGTCATCATCAACCGCCCGCTGGGCGTCACGCTCGGGGAGAAAAATGACGACTTCACTTTCGGCCCCTTGTCCGATGTGCCGATCTACGAAGGCGGCCCCGTGCAGACCGATCAGGTAATCCTCGCCGCCTGGTGCTGGGACGACGATTCCCGCGTGTTCCGCCTCCACTTTGGCCTGAGCGAAGAGGCCGCGCGCGAGATGAAGCTCGCCGACGAAGATGCTGAGATCCGCGCCTTCCTCGGCTACTCCGGCTGGTCGCAGGGCCAGGTGGAGCACGAGCTGGAGCAAAACGCCTGGCTCGTCAGCCCCGTCACCGAAACGCTGACGGCGGAGGAGTCCGGCGAAGAGCTTTGGAAGACTTACTTGCATCGCTTGCGCCCGGAACTGGGATTCCTCGCCGACGCGCCGGACGATCCGTCGCTTAATTAATTTCTCCCGTATGAAGCTCCTGAGATTCTTTTTTATTCTGGCGTGCTGCGGCATGCCGCTGTTTAGCCTTTTGGCCGAAGAAGTCGAATACGTGTGGAACGTCACGGTGGATGTGAACAACCGTGATCCGCAGGCCAGCGATGGTGATCCGACCACGCCGTTTCGCACGATCCAGGCGGCCGCGACCAATGCGATGGGCTATGCGCGGGCGGGGAAGTCGGTCCTGGTGCGGGTGCACCCGGGCGTCTATCGTGAGTCGGTTACTTTGCGTGGCAAAGTAGATGAGAGCAATGCCGCGATTAAATTTGAGGGGACCGATCCGGGTAATGTCGTCATCAATGGCGCGCAGATCGTCAACGGTTGGGACATTGGCGAGTTCGATATTTTCGAGCTGCCCTGGATACCGACCAAGGAGAACCCGGCCGTCTTTGTGGAGGGGGCGCGCTTGGTGGAAGTCGCCTCGCCGCGACAGGTCATGCAAGGGCAGGTGTGCTTTGTGCGTGGCAAGGAGCCGAAGATTTATCTGCTGCCGCCGAAGGGAGGAGTCGTGAAAAACGGTACGGTGGAGATCAGCGGAATGGGCGTGGGCATCCGCGCGGAAAATGTCGATGGCCTGTATTTGGAAAGCCTGGCCTTCGAGCGTGGTTTCGACGCGGCGATCGATGTCCACGGCGGCGACGGCTTGATCATTAACAACGTGGCCATCGAATACGCGCACGGCGATGGCCTTCGCCTGGCAGATTTGGACAAGGTGCGCATTCGCCGGTTGATCGTGGATCGCTGCGGTGGCAATGGCATCGTGCTGGAGCGCCTTGGCGCGCTGGCGATGTCGGGCACGGAGGTGAAGTTAAATAACTGGTCGCGGCGTACGGACGATTTGGCGGGGCTGAAAATCTCGGGCTGCGGTCAGGTCAAGGTGTGGTCGCTGAAGGCTTCGGAAAATCACGGTGCCGGGCTCTGGATGGCGGACACTACCCACCAATCCGCGCTGAGCAAAGTGGTGGCGGTCAACAATGGCACGGGTGCGATCTTTGAGAATAATCAGGACATCGCCTCGCTCACTGAGTGCCAGTTTGCGTATAATCGCGATGGCGGGGTCGTGCTGAAGGGCGGCGGGCTTTACCTGATGGCCAATGTTTTCTACGGCAACGGCGGGGCTCAAATTACGCTGGCGGATTGTGATCAGCGCAGCGAGTTGCAGGCTTCGCGCAATATCATCGTCGCGCGCAAGGGAGAGCTCCTCATCGATGTCGAGGCGCGCGATCACGGCCTGCTGGCAGAAAAGAATCTTTACGAATCGCCGTCCAAGGAGCCGTTCCGCGCCCTGGGCGAGCCATTGACTTTTATCCAGTGGCAGGAGGTGGCCAGCCTGGATCTCGACTCCTATCTGGGCGAGGCCAAGCTGCTGGACCCGGAAAACTACGGTTTCACGCCGGCACCGCAAAGCCCCTACTTCAAGATGAGCAGCTGGCCGGTGCGAGAATTGGATTGATCCAGCGCGCAATTACGCTTGTTTAGGCGGCTTGTCTGAAACCCTCCAGCATTACCCTCTCGGGGCCACGATTCCAGACACCGTGCATGCGGTGTGCTGCAGCCTGCCCACGATGGACGACGTGATCGGCTACGAAGAGAAGCGACCGGAGACGATCCGCCAGGTCAAATACGCCTACCCGCGGTTCGTGCTGCACGACTATGTGGTGCAAGCCATGAATCTCGCTGCTGAGCGCTTGGGCCTGTCGGGCAAGTTACTCTACCTGCTGCCTTCGGAAAAGGCCGCGCGCGACTGCATTCAGTGGCTGGGCGCTGAAGCCGAGTTGCGCGAAGAGTTCGATTTCTTTTGCGTCGTTTTGGACGACACCGAGGAGCTTCGCCGTAAGGGCAAGGCGTTCTTACAGCACACGGGCTTGAGCATTTCCTCGCGCCATGCCGAGGATTACTTGAAGTCACACGGTAAGCTAGGCGCTGACGCGAACTTTGCACCGCAAAGTAACTCTGCGCGAGAAAGTAAGGCGCAAGTGTTAAGCGTGCTCAAGCGCTACCTGCCTACGGAGAATATTTATTTGGCCAACTGCGGGATGAACGCCTTCTACGGTGCCCTCCGTGCGGCTCAGCAGGTGCAGGCTCCCAAGGGGCGTCATCACTATTTGCAGCTCGGCTGGCTTTACCTGGACACGCAGCGCATTCTGGAAAGTTTCCTCGATGCGGACTCGAAGCTGACTGTTCACTACGACGTCTTTGACGAGGCATGGCTGCGCGCATTTTTCGCGGAGCATGGCCACGAGCTGGCGGCCATCGTTACCGAGCTGCCAACCAATCCGCTGATCCAGACTCCGGACGTTGCGCTGCTCGATGAGCTCTGCCGCGAGCACGGCGTGGTGCGTATTTTTGATCCGACCATTGCCAGCATTGCGAGCGTGGATGTGCTCCCGCATACGGATCTGCTGGTGACGAGCCTGACGAAGTACGCTTCGCACGAGGGCGATGTCATGATCGGTGCCGCCGCGGTGAATCCCGGCAGCCCCTTTGCCCGCGAACTGGCGGAGGCCATGCCCGGGCAATGCGAGCCGCCCTATGCGCGTGACCTCGCCAAGCTTGCCGCGCAGATCGATAAGATGCCTGAGGTGGTGGACCGCCAAAACGCCAACGCCAAAGCGCTCGCCGAATGGTTTGAAGCGCATCCGGCGGTGAGCAGGGTTTGGCATCCGCGCGTGGGCAAGTCCGCGAAAAACTTCGACGCCATTGCGCGCAGTGCCGACTCCTGTGGCGCGGTGTTGACGATCGAGCTCAACGTGCCGCTCACCCAATTTTACGACCGCGCCCGCGTGGTCAAAGGCCCGAGTTTTGGCACATCATTCACGATGATGTGCCCCTTCATGTATCTCGCGCACTACGATCAGGCCAGCACCGAGCAAGGCCGCGCGGAGCTGCGCGCCTGCGGCTTAAACCCGGAGCTGATCCGATTGTCTGCCGGAGCTGAAGATATTGAGGCGATTAAGCAGGCCCTCGGAGAGGGTTTGGAAGATTAAAGTGAGCAAATTAAAAATTAAAGAGTAGCGGCTGCTAGCTGTTTAGAATCCGATCTCTTTAATTTTTAATTTGCTCACTTTAATCTCCACCCACTACTTCGTCTTCATCACGAAGACGCCGTCCCAGTTTTCGCCCGGGGGCTCTTCCATATAGTAGAGGCAGCGGGCCAGGAGGACGTCGCTGGGAGTGGTGGGGGCCTCGGCGTTTTTCTCCGGTCGGTTGGGCTCGAGTTCCACGGATTGCTCAAAGTATTCGATGGCACCGTTGAAGTCCTGCTTGAGGTAGCGTTCGATGCCCTTTTGATAAATTTCCAGGCAGCGCTCGGTCTCGCTGTCGAGGTCTTCACGCAGGCAAACGAGCTCATACATTTCGGCGGGTTGGCTGCGGCCTTTGACCCGAATCTTGTCGAGGTAGCGGAAGACGCAGGCGTCGCTGGCGGCTTCGCAAGCGGCGCGGGTTTCGCCGGTGACCATGATGTAAACGCCGTAGGACTTCGCACCGGATTCACTGCGGGCGGCGAGGTTTACGGTGTCGCCCATCATGGTGTAGTTAAAGCGTGACTCCGAGCCCATGTTACCAACGACGGCGGGGCCGGTGTTGAGGCCGATGCGGGTCTGCATCTTGGCTACAATGTCGGGCCAGTCGTCACCTTCTTCCCGCCATTTGGCGCGTAGCTCGAGCTGTTTCTTCTGCATGCGGGCGGCCGCCATGCAGCCGCGCAGGGCGTGGTTCTGCACCGGCAGGGGTGCGTTGAACATCGCCACCATGGCATCGCCAATGTATTTATCGAGCGTGCCCTGCTCCTCTTGCAGGATGTCGGTCATTGCGGTGAGGTACTCGTTCATGAGCGTCACCAGACGGTCCGCCGAAAGCAGCTCGGAGAAAGTGGAAAAGCTCTGAATGTCCGAGAAAAACGCGGTGATCTCCACCTCTTCACCCCCGAGCTTGGGCTCCTCGCCGGACTCCACCATGTTGTTCACGAGGTCGGGCGACAAATAGGCACCAAACATCCCCTTAATGCGGCCGCGCTGCTTCTCCTCCACGATGAGCTGATACACCGCGCCGGCGAGTGTCGTCGTGATCGCCGAAGCGACAGGTGCCACCAGCGGAATGACCAGGTGGATGGAGCTAAACGCGGCAAATGCGATGAAGATATAACCGAGCAAGACGGCCCCGCCCGCAAACTTCATCCACACGTTATGCTTGCCGTTGTAGGTGCCTAGCGCGGCGACGATGTAAGTGATTACCAGAATGATGACTGCGTGCTGCCACCAGTTGAGTCGCTGGATGAATTTACCAGAGAAAATGGTTTTCACTGCGTTGCCATGCAGGCCGACTTTGGGGACCGGCACGGTGTCGAACGGAGTTGGTGCCAAGTCCTGTAGCGTACGGTCGACGGGACCGATGAGCACCACCGCATCTTTAAACATCTTAAAGAATTCTTGTGCCTCTTTTTTTTGCTCTTCGGTGCCGTGAAGCATCATGTAGTTGGCATCCATCACCATCCCAAAGCTGGCTCGCGGGTTGTTCTCATGATCCAGCCATGGCGAGAACCAATTCACTTCGGTCAGCTGGCTATGGCTCATTGGAATGCTTCGGAACGGCTCGCCGTCCTTCATGAAAATCATCTCATCCTCGTTGATGACGATGTCGTCCTGGCTGATGCCCAAATGCTTTCGGGCCAGCTCAATGCTGAAGTGGTAAAACGTCTGCTCGGTATTGAGTGGGAAAAGCTCGGTCTTGCCATCCATTCGGAAGACTTGCACGGACTCTCCCGGTGGCACGTCTTCGTCGGTCAGTTGAAGGAATTTTTTATTGTCTGAGGTTTCTTCGGGTGAGTTTTTAAAGATCGTCTCTCCGAATTTCAGCCCCATGTGATTTTCATAACCCTCGGCTAAATTGAGGGTGTAGTATGGCCCTTCCGCCTTTGCATAGAGCGGAATCCACCGGGGAACGCTGTCGGCTGACAGGCTGGAATCTTCTGCGATTAGTCCAATGCCGTCTGTCTGCGTATCGAAATCAATCAGCGGGTAGGTCGGCATCTCCGGGAAGGTATTGCGTGGGGTGTAGAGGTATT
This window harbors:
- a CDS encoding right-handed parallel beta-helix repeat-containing protein, translated to MKLLRFFFILACCGMPLFSLLAEEVEYVWNVTVDVNNRDPQASDGDPTTPFRTIQAAATNAMGYARAGKSVLVRVHPGVYRESVTLRGKVDESNAAIKFEGTDPGNVVINGAQIVNGWDIGEFDIFELPWIPTKENPAVFVEGARLVEVASPRQVMQGQVCFVRGKEPKIYLLPPKGGVVKNGTVEISGMGVGIRAENVDGLYLESLAFERGFDAAIDVHGGDGLIINNVAIEYAHGDGLRLADLDKVRIRRLIVDRCGGNGIVLERLGALAMSGTEVKLNNWSRRTDDLAGLKISGCGQVKVWSLKASENHGAGLWMADTTHQSALSKVVAVNNGTGAIFENNQDIASLTECQFAYNRDGGVVLKGGGLYLMANVFYGNGGAQITLADCDQRSELQASRNIIVARKGELLIDVEARDHGLLAEKNLYESPSKEPFRALGEPLTFIQWQEVASLDLDSYLGEAKLLDPENYGFTPAPQSPYFKMSSWPVRELD
- a CDS encoding YqgE/AlgH family protein, which codes for MSDSKADFADLSGQLLISHPSLLDPNFRHTVVLISAHTDDDGALGVIINRPLGVTLGEKNDDFTFGPLSDVPIYEGGPVQTDQVILAAWCWDDDSRVFRLHFGLSEEAAREMKLADEDAEIRAFLGYSGWSQGQVEHELEQNAWLVSPVTETLTAEESGEELWKTYLHRLRPELGFLADAPDDPSLN
- a CDS encoding PLP-dependent transferase → MSETLQHYPLGATIPDTVHAVCCSLPTMDDVIGYEEKRPETIRQVKYAYPRFVLHDYVVQAMNLAAERLGLSGKLLYLLPSEKAARDCIQWLGAEAELREEFDFFCVVLDDTEELRRKGKAFLQHTGLSISSRHAEDYLKSHGKLGADANFAPQSNSARESKAQVLSVLKRYLPTENIYLANCGMNAFYGALRAAQQVQAPKGRHHYLQLGWLYLDTQRILESFLDADSKLTVHYDVFDEAWLRAFFAEHGHELAAIVTELPTNPLIQTPDVALLDELCREHGVVRIFDPTIASIASVDVLPHTDLLVTSLTKYASHEGDVMIGAAAVNPGSPFARELAEAMPGQCEPPYARDLAKLAAQIDKMPEVVDRQNANAKALAEWFEAHPAVSRVWHPRVGKSAKNFDAIARSADSCGAVLTIELNVPLTQFYDRARVVKGPSFGTSFTMMCPFMYLAHYDQASTEQGRAELRACGLNPELIRLSAGAEDIEAIKQALGEGLED
- a CDS encoding rhomboid family intramembrane serine protease, with the translated sequence MADSADQIHEPQPAPPPGVFAIGPYTSPKRAKDHGLVILSMRLSYELVPGDEGGYYLWIDEAHKDDIYDQLGKYQRENKNWPPRPLTALPSDKPASPLSLVGYSLVIIALFAAQSRWPRFTELGVSVNTRIFGDGQWQLPMTALTLHGGIDHLIANLVSGVCFGFLINRIFGAGLGWTLFVLSGYIGNVLNAWFYWPEYHGSLGASTAIFGALGMLVGHAMAGKFSPAERASLKHRAIPLGAGIVILLLTGFSGGNTDVLAHVWGFAAGVPLGAVGFWLQRRWPDLGKSKPMLALPLALIAIGWGVTVAMNG
- a CDS encoding deoxycytidylate deaminase; amino-acid sequence: MSLSAPDSVNPTAEAATLLDRIEGAVAAGGDRPSWDEYFMATALLISSRSSCERLHVGAVMVSAGAHPNRIIAAGYNGFLPGHPHQSRVRDDHEQGTVHAEQNAVADAARRGISVQGATAYVTHFPCINCAKILLSAGIACIKYRHDYKNDPIALELMREAGVEVIKL
- a CDS encoding CHASE2 domain-containing protein encodes the protein MAANSTGGRLKLLLCLLPIPLFWIVFTEASFAKDFSQQLLNLAMDWRFRVRGPIESPEVKVVYVDMDAPSIAKLGERPWPRHRYAQVANALVEYGDASVVGFDFIFSEFTSSEMVPIANVRQSDQEFRNILENHDNIVMAANYTEVPMPPTFEQREKAEKGELVELGNRNMPLVYMSEKYGAQYLYTPRNTFPEMPTYPLIDFDTQTDGIGLIAEDSSLSADSVPRWIPLYAKAEGPYYTLNLAEGYENHMGLKFGETIFKNSPEETSDNKKFLQLTDEDVPPGESVQVFRMDGKTELFPLNTEQTFYHFSIELARKHLGISQDDIVINEDEMIFMKDGEPFRSIPMSHSQLTEVNWFSPWLDHENNPRASFGMVMDANYMMLHGTEEQKKEAQEFFKMFKDAVVLIGPVDRTLQDLAPTPFDTVPVPKVGLHGNAVKTIFSGKFIQRLNWWQHAVIILVITYIVAALGTYNGKHNVWMKFAGGAVLLGYIFIAFAAFSSIHLVIPLVAPVASAITTTLAGAVYQLIVEEKQRGRIKGMFGAYLSPDLVNNMVESGEEPKLGGEEVEITAFFSDIQSFSTFSELLSADRLVTLMNEYLTAMTDILQEEQGTLDKYIGDAMVAMFNAPLPVQNHALRGCMAAARMQKKQLELRAKWREEGDDWPDIVAKMQTRIGLNTGPAVVGNMGSESRFNYTMMGDTVNLAARSESGAKSYGVYIMVTGETRAACEAASDACVFRYLDKIRVKGRSQPAEMYELVCLREDLDSETERCLEIYQKGIERYLKQDFNGAIEYFEQSVELEPNRPEKNAEAPTTPSDVLLARCLYYMEEPPGENWDGVFVMKTK
- a CDS encoding type II secretion system protein GspG, translated to MKRTPFYLMALAGAVSLLANDSIDGPPPAAETAAEAPAPQPHIGRFQLSEAGNFQLVIDTATGRVWQVNRKMGEVTMSPVHYEHADEAKTPLPDYTPPPKQKWSPVPLDPEVEAERQATAQKFVNETIHASIMTYATQVGQFPGSLAQLATNLGRSPRWQGPYINETLIDPWGNRYQYVFPGVNNPDTYDVWSLGPDGVMSTDDIGNW